The Alteromonas macleodii ATCC 27126 genome segment TCCTATTTTTATTGTCGGCCTTCCACGTGCTGGCTCTACACTGCTTGAGCAAATCCTAGCGTCGCACTCTAATGTCGACGGAACCATGGAGCTGCATGACATTCTGGGTATAGCATCTTCGCTCAGTCACCAATCTACGCCATATCCGTTTAATGTTTCAGCATTGAGTGAAGAAACGCTGGCGAAACTTGGTGAGCAATATATTCAGCAGACCCGTGCATATCGCCAAGGCGCACCGTTATTTATTGACAAAATGCCCAACAATTTCATTCATATTGGGCTTATTAAAAAGATACTGCCTAACGCTAAAATTATTGACGCGCGAAGGGATCCAATGGATTGCTGTTTTAGTGGGTACAAACAACTATTTGGGGAAGGGCAGGAGTTTAGCTACTCGCTAAGTGATATTGGCCGATATTACAATGCGTATGAAAAGTTGATGTCACATTGGCATACGGTGATGCCCGGCGACATTTTAACGGTGCAGCACGAAGATGTGCTCGACGATTTAGAAGGGCAGGTTAAGCGTATTCTGGCGTTCTGCGGTTTAGAGTTTGAAGAGGCATGCTTAGCGTTTCATAAAACCAAGCGGATAATCAAAACTCCAAGTTCAGAGCAGGTTCGTCAGCCTATTTACAAAACGGGGATGGGGCAGTGGAAGCCATTTGAATCTAACTTGGAAGCGCTGAAGGACGCGCTTAAGACGCAGTAGAAGCGCCTTGCGTTAAATAGCCGTACCTAGCGTGACTCGACTGAACTTGGCTTTATCCTAAGCCAAGCTTTTGAAACTAGACGGTTACTTATTTACAGCGTTACAGCACCTTTAGAATAAAACGAGGCACGATTTTTACCGTGCCTCGTGTTTTTTGACACTTAAAGGCGTCAAGCCTGTGCCATTAGAGCCATTGCTAACGCTTATGGCTGATAAGGTAGCGAAGATTGGTGAAGGATAATTCTAATTTTACCGTCGTCGCATTGCTTGAAGACAAAGCTCTTGTTCACAAAAATATGGCTGTCGTCTGCACCAATAAAATGTACGTTGCATTGAACAATGGCTAACTCGCCGTTCAATATGAAATCTTCCTTGCTATACCAAACCTTTACCCAAGGCTTAAGCTTGAACCCATTGTCGTTGGGGTAGTCGCTATTGCCACCTACGAAGTAGGAAAGCGCCCCTTCTTTTGTTGGGCGAAATGTTTGAGCACCAAACGTTAAGGTAGGCTTAAATAGCACCTTGCCATTATCGTAATCGTAGTTTTCAGATAAAACCTTTGATGCGAACGCTTTCACATCGCCACCTTCAGCGTGTACTTTTCCCACCGCAACAACATTGTCGCACCAAGTCTGAAGGGCTGTATGTACCATCTCTTCTGTAAACATGACGCTAACTCCTTTAATTAATGGTAATGTTATACTGTATCAATTATGTTTTAACAATATCGCTAAATCAATGAAATGTAACTGATTATCCGTGATAGATAATTGCTATCAGCGAAAGGTCACGGAGCATGCGATGATGCTAGCCACTAAAGAAATTAGGAGCTTTCGCTAACTATTATAAGAACTGCTTTTAACCTATACTTCATACAAAATAGACGCATTGCCATAATAATAATGAGATCTCTATTAGCCACCGTTTTATTATTCCTAGCGCTTTTTGTATTTCATGCAAATGCCGCGATTAAAGATATTCAGCCTCTTTGCCAGGATAGTGTCGACGAATGTTTATCGAAAATCAGAGCACAGCAATCTCTATTAGATAAGAACACACCACCATGGTGGGACCTTCAAGTAAGAAGGTTTGATATCTTATTTAACTTTCAACGTTATGATGAGCTTTATGCCCTTCTAAGGCCTTGGCTTGAAGCTACAAATTTGAAAGGAATGCCAGAGTACAAGCCACTAGTTTCTCTGTTTTTCGGTAAGTGGTTACGTGCCTGTGGCCGAGAGCAGGAAGCAAGAATAGCGTTAACTAAATCTTTGACGGGCTTGAGAGCACAATATGAAAAGATGCCGTCCCCTCAATTAGGTATAAGAATTTTAAATCTTTTGACTGTGCTTGGTAAAACGAAAGAAGCGCAGGACTTTGCTGAGCAACTGGAAGGTGAAAACTATAATGCGCCTGTCTTTTACCATGAGATCTTTGCTGAGCTTGGGCACGCCGCGCTAAAAGAAGGCGATAACGCAAAACATATTGAATATCGAATTAAATCGTTGAATTGGGCGTTGAAGCTACCCGATTATCAACAGCAAGCTATCGCCTACAGCAATTATGCTGTAGCGCTTCGCAACAATAGGAATTATCAGGAGGCAGAGCAGGCTTTCCTGAATGGTTTAACATGTGCGGAGCAAGCGAAGGATATCGCTCAAATTAACAGTATTAAGTTACGGATAGCGGAAAACGCTACGCTTGGCAACGACCCTGAAAAAGCGAGACGTTGGCTCAAGCAAATATCTGTTGAGGGACTTCCATCTTTACAGCTATCGCGCTACCGAAAATTGGTAAAAGATAACGCACCGCATTAATCGTTAGGTTCATTTCGATTAGCTACAGGCAAAATGCACATTGCGGCACGCTTTTTTGTTTTCCAATTGTTAGATTCACTAATACTTACGGCGCTTCAGTCCAGTCTCGGCTAAAATCTTTGCCGAAATTTCTTCAATAGAATATTTAGTGCTGTTCAAAAACGGAATTTTTTCCTTTCTATACAGGTTCTCAACTTCACGAAGCTCCATCCTACATTGTGGTAGCGATGCGTATTTACTGTTTGCGCGTCGCTCTGAACGTATCTGATGTAGTCTATCGGCTTCAATTGTTAGTCCGAAGAGTTTGTTTTTAAATCGTCTTAGGGCAGGAGGCAGTTTCAGCATGTCTCCCATGTCTTCTTCTGTAAAAGGGTAGTTCGCTGCTTTTATTCCGTATTGAAGGGCTAAGTAAAGACTTGTTGGTGTTTTACCCGAGCGTGAAACACCAGTAAGAATGATGTCTGCTTCATCATAATCTTTTAGATTAGAGCCATCGTCATTAGCCAATGCGTAGTTTACGGCCTCAATTCTAATATCGTAGGTGGTTTCGTGGATACTGTGTGTGCGATGTTTTTCTGGTTTTGAAGGAACACCCAATACTTTTTCCAGTGGCGCTACGAATTGATCGAGAAAATTATAGTTAATGCCCACAGATTTCGAGATTATTTTGCGAATATCTACATTCACAATTGTATAAAAAACGAGCGGCCTTTCTCCGGTGTCTTGAAAACTTTCAGAAATTTGCTGTAAAACTTTGTGAGCTTGTTCCTCAGTTTCAACGAAAGGAATGGTGTTGTGATTGAAAGAAACGGGAAACAGGGAAAGCAGGGCGTGGCCGAAGACCTCTGCAGTGATGGCTGTACCATCTGAAATATAAAAAGCTGTGCGCACAACATATCCTTAACATTGGTGTAATTTTATTACAAAAGTAATAAAGGGTTTACATTCTGAATTTCCCCATTCTAAGATGATTTCGTCGAAAAGCTACACGGTTCTTGTGAATGATGGCAAATATCAATAGGTTTGCTGTCAAACGTAATGGACAGCGTTAACAGTGGTTTTCACCACATATCGACTACAATTTGATGAGTTTCAGGTGACAAAAAGCACAAACCTGAAATTAACCTCATACCCTACACATAAAAAAGCTGGAGGCTTGGGCTGTGCAAGAATACGTACTTTGGTATCAAGAACTGGGCATGCATGATGTGGGTCGCGTAGGCGGCAAAAATGCATCATTAGGCGAGATGATTTCAAACCTGGCGAACGCCGGTGTGCAGGTGCCGGGAGGTTTTGCTACCACCGCCGAGGCATTTAATGAGTTTCTAGAGCAAAGTGGCCTAGAAGCGCGTATCCACGAAGTCTTAGACTCGTTAGACGTAGATGACGTAAACGCACTGACCGAAGCGGGTAAGAATATCCGCCAGTGGATCATCGACACTCCTTTCCAAGGGAAGCTAGAAGAAGAAATCAAAACTGCGTTTGTCACATTACAGGGTGATGCAGGTGAAGAAGCGTCATTTGCAGTGCGTTCATCAGCCACGGCTGAAGATATGCCTGATGCGTCTTTCGCAGGTCAACAAGAGACTTTCCTAAACGTTAAAGGCTATGAAGCCGTGCTTGTGGCAATTAAGCACGTGTTCGCATCGCTATTTAACGACCGCGCTATTTCATATCGCGTTCACCAAGGGTACGACCACAAAGGCGTGGCGCTATCCGCAGGCATTCAACGCATGGTGCGCAGTGATATTGCATCATCAGGCGTTATGTTTACTATCGATACAGAGTCTGGCTTTGAAGACGTTGTATTTATTACCAGCTCATTTGGTTTAGGTGAAATGGTGGTGCAGGGTGCGGTTAACCCTGATGAGTTCTATGTTCACAAACCAACACTTGATAAAGGCCTGCCTGCTATCGTTCGTCGTAACCTTGGTAGTAAGCTTACTAAAATGGTGTACTCAGATGATGAAGCACACGGTAAGCAAGTGTCTATTGTCGATATTGATGCAGCTGACAGCAAAACCTTCTCGTTGACTGATGACGAAGTAATGGAGCTTGCTAAACAGGCGCAGATCATTGAAAACCACTACAAGCGTCCTATGGACATCGAGTGGGCAAAAGATGGCGCAGACGGCAAACTTTACATTGTTCAGGCTCGCCCTGAAACAGTACGCAGCCGTGAAGACTCACAGAGCATCGAACGATTCCAGTTGAAAGGTCAAAGCAACATTGTTTGTGAAGGCCGTGCAATTGGTCACAAAATCGGTGCTGGTGTAGCGAAAGTGCTTGATTCAATTGAAGAGATGGACAAAATCCAGGCTGGTGATGTTCTGGTAACTGACATGACAGACCCTGACTGGGAACCTATCATGAAGAAGGCTTCTGCTATTGTTACCAACCGTGGTGGCCGTACTTGTCACGCGGCAATCATCGCGCGTGAGTTAGGTATTCCAGCGGTTGTGGGTTGTGGTAACGCGACTGACAGTATCAAGAACGGCGACAAAATTACTGTATCTTGTGCTGAAGGTGACACTGGTTTTATCTACGGTGACGAACTAGAGTTCGACGTAGTGACCTCACGCATTGACGCAATGCCTGACCTACCGCTGAAAGTCATGATGAACGTGGGTAACCCTGACCGCGCATTTGATTTTGCTCGCTTGCCAAACGCAGGTGTTGGTCTTGCGCGTCTTGAGTTTATTATCAACCGCATGATTGGTGTGCACCCTAAAGCACTACTTAATTTCGACAGCCAGCCTGAAGAGTTGAAAGAAGAAATTAGCGATATGATTGCAGGCTACGAGTCGCCTACGGAATACTACATCGAGAAATTGGTGGAAGGTATTTCAACCATTGGCGCTGCATTCTCGCCAGAGAAAGTTATTGTTCGTATGTCAGATTTCAAATCGAACGAATACTTCAACTTAGTGGGCGGTTATCAATACGAGCCAGACGAAGAAAACCCAATGTTGGGTTTCCGTGGTGCAAGCCGCTACATCTCTGAAGATTTCCGCGATTGTTTTGCCCTTGAATGTGAAGCCATTAAGCGCGTTCGCAATAAAATGGGCTTGACCAATGTTGAGATCATGATCCCGTTTGTTCGTACATTAGAAGAAGGTCGTCAAGTTA includes the following:
- a CDS encoding pyruvate, water dikinase regulatory protein; translation: MRTAFYISDGTAITAEVFGHALLSLFPVSFNHNTIPFVETEEQAHKVLQQISESFQDTGERPLVFYTIVNVDIRKIISKSVGINYNFLDQFVAPLEKVLGVPSKPEKHRTHSIHETTYDIRIEAVNYALANDDGSNLKDYDEADIILTGVSRSGKTPTSLYLALQYGIKAANYPFTEEDMGDMLKLPPALRRFKNKLFGLTIEADRLHQIRSERRANSKYASLPQCRMELREVENLYRKEKIPFLNSTKYSIEEISAKILAETGLKRRKY
- the ppsA gene encoding phosphoenolpyruvate synthase translates to MQEYVLWYQELGMHDVGRVGGKNASLGEMISNLANAGVQVPGGFATTAEAFNEFLEQSGLEARIHEVLDSLDVDDVNALTEAGKNIRQWIIDTPFQGKLEEEIKTAFVTLQGDAGEEASFAVRSSATAEDMPDASFAGQQETFLNVKGYEAVLVAIKHVFASLFNDRAISYRVHQGYDHKGVALSAGIQRMVRSDIASSGVMFTIDTESGFEDVVFITSSFGLGEMVVQGAVNPDEFYVHKPTLDKGLPAIVRRNLGSKLTKMVYSDDEAHGKQVSIVDIDAADSKTFSLTDDEVMELAKQAQIIENHYKRPMDIEWAKDGADGKLYIVQARPETVRSREDSQSIERFQLKGQSNIVCEGRAIGHKIGAGVAKVLDSIEEMDKIQAGDVLVTDMTDPDWEPIMKKASAIVTNRGGRTCHAAIIARELGIPAVVGCGNATDSIKNGDKITVSCAEGDTGFIYGDELEFDVVTSRIDAMPDLPLKVMMNVGNPDRAFDFARLPNAGVGLARLEFIINRMIGVHPKALLNFDSQPEELKEEISDMIAGYESPTEYYIEKLVEGISTIGAAFSPEKVIVRMSDFKSNEYFNLVGGYQYEPDEENPMLGFRGASRYISEDFRDCFALECEAIKRVRNKMGLTNVEIMIPFVRTLEEGRQVIELLEEQGLKKGENGLRVIMMCELPSNALLADKFLDIFDGFSIGSNDLTQLTLGLDRDSGLIAHLFDERDEAVKALLSMAIQAAKKRGKYVGICGQGPSDHEDFAAWLVQEGIDSVSLNPDTVVETWLYLAEKHG